The sequence TGGGAGTCGAGAAGGGGCCGTTCAACGTCTATTCGCTGCCGGGGCTGATCTTCGTCGAGGCGCTGATCCTCACGCCGCTCGCGTTCCTGATCGTGGCCGCCGCGCTCAAGAGCATGGATCCTTCCCTCGAGGAATCGGCCAAGACGCTCGGTTCCGGCGAGCTGGGAGTGGCGCGGCGGATCACGTTTCCGCTGATACGGCCGGCGATTCTGGCGGCGGCGACGCTCAACTTCGTGCGCGCGGTCGAAAGCTTCGATACGCCGGCGATCATCGCCCTGCCCGCGCGGATCGAGGTGTTCACCACGAAGATCTGGCGGGAAGCGCTGGGGTCTTTTCCGACCAACCACAACCTCGCGGCGGCCTACGGGGTCGGGATCCTGGGGATCGCCCTGGTCTTCGTCCATCTCTACCGCCGCTTCACCTCCCAGGTGGAGAGCTTCTCGACCGTGACCGGCAAGGGGTTTCGCCCGCACCAGATCGATCTGGGGCCGTGGAAATACGCCGCTTCCGCGGTGGCGTTTCTGTTGCTCGTGCTGCTGGTCGTCCTGCCGACGCTGGTGCTCCTGCTCGTCGCGCTGCTTCCCTACTATCACGTGCCGACGTGGCAGACCTGGCAGAATTTGACCCTCGACCATTTCCGCTACATCTGGGAGACGCCGCGGGTGCACAAGGCGTTCATCAACAGCCTGTTTCTGGCGCTGGTCGGCGCCACGGTCTGCATGGTCCTTTCGGCGTTGACCTCGTACCTCACCGTCCGGACCCGGATCGCCGCACGCGGGGTTCTGGAGGGGCTGGTTTTCATCCCCTGGGCGTTTCCGGGGACCGCGCTCGCGCTCGGGTTGCTGTGGGCTTACGTCGACTTCCCGATCCCGATCTACGCCACGCTGTGGATCATCATGATCGCTTACGTGACCCGCTTTCTCCCCTACGGCCTGAGGGCGGTGACGAGCACGATCATCCAGATCCACAGGGAGCTGGAGGAAGCCTCGATCGTCTGCGGCGCCGGCTTTCTGGCGACGTTTCGGCGCGTGCTGGTCCCGATGATGCGACCGGGCGTGCTCGCGGGCTGGATCATCCTGGTGACGATCTTCATGCGGGAGTTCAGCGCGACGTTGTTTCTCTACAGCCCGGGGTCCGAGCCGCTCGGACCACTGCTCTATTTCCTGTATCTGGACGGCATGCGCGGCCGGGTCGCAGCCATCGGGCTGGTCATCTCGGCGATTTCAGTGGTCCTGATCGCGATCGCCCAGCGCTACTCGCGCTGGGATTCAAAGTGAGGTAAGAAAAACAGGCACGCGAGAAGTTCATTGGTCAGGTTCAATCGTCGGGCGACGTTGAAAAGCAGAGAGCGAAAACCGGAAACCGCTCTCGGCCACGCGCCGTCACGGTACGATGTCCGCATAGTCGCGAATTCATAACGAGTTTCGGGGGTTGGGAATGGAAAAATTGTTTCTGACCGTCGCCTGCGGCGATTACGACCGCACGCAGGCGCTTCAGTCCGGCGCGGTCGCGGCGGAGGGGATCCGCTTGAACTACGTGGCGCTCGAAGCCGAGGAGATCTTCTGGCGCATGGGGCACCACCGGGAGTTCGACGTTTCCGAGATGTCGCTTTCGAACCACATCACGGCGGTAAGCCGCGGGGAGTCCGCGTTCGTCGCCATTCCGGTCTTCCCGTCCCGCTTTTTCCGGCACTCGTGTGTTTTTATCAACACCGGCTCGGGCATCGACACGCCCGCGGACCTCAAGGGCAAACGGGTCGGCGCTCCCGAGTACTCGATCACGGCGGCGGTCTGGATCCGGGGGTTTCTCAAGGACGACTACGGCGTGCGGGCCGAGGACGTGCACTGGCTCGTCGGCGGGCAGGAAGAGCCAGGGAGAAAGGAGCGGGTCAGGCTCGAGCTGCCGCCCGCGATCCGGGTCGACTCGATCGCTCCCGACCAGACGCTCAACTCCATGCTCGAAAAGGGCGAGATCGATGCCCTGATCTCCGCCCGAAGCCCTTCGTGCTTTCTCCAGGGCTCGCCGCGAGTCCGGCGGCTGTTTCCCAACTATAAGGAGGTCGAGGTCGATTACTACCGGCGGACCCGGATCTTCCCCATCATGCACGTGCTGGTGATCCGCCGGGAAATCTACGACGCTCATCCGTGGGTGGCCCGAAGTCTCCTCAAGGCGTTTACCGCTGCGAAGGACCTCGCGATCAGGAAGCTGAATTTCCCGACCAACACCCTGTCCTGCACGCTTCCCTGGCTCCCGTGGGAGCGCGAGCAGCTCAACGAGATTTTCGGCCCCGACTGGTGGCCGTACGGGATCGCCGCCAACCGCCACGTTCTGGAGCATCTGGTTCGTTACATGGGCGAGCAGGGATTGCTGGCGCGCCCGGTGACCGTCGAGGAAATCTTCGCTCCGAGCGCGGTCGGGGAGTTCAAGATCTGACACGGAGCCGCGGCCAAGGGATGGCGGGACGGGTCGGCCCCCGGTTTTCCCTGCCGGTCCGACGCTTCATTCGGTCAGCCCGCGTCGCCCATCTCGCCACCGCGGGCGCCGATGGGCAGCCCCTCGTCGTCCCGATCTGCTTCGTTTTCGACGGAACCCGTTTCTATTCGCCGGTCGACGAGAAACCCAAGCGGGTCTCGCCGGACAGGCTCAAACGGATGCGCAACATCCGCGAGAACCCCCGGGTCTCGCTGGTCGTCGATCGCTACGAGGAAGACTGGAAGCGCCTGGCCTACGTGCTCGTCGCGGGGACGGCCGAGATCCTGATGCGCGGACCGCGCCACCGGAAGGCGGTCAGGCTGCTTCGCCGCAAGTACAGCCAGTACCGCCGGATGGCGATCGAAGAGAGGCCGCTCATCGCGATCGCGCCGCGGCGGGTCGCGGCCTGGGGCTCGCTCTAACTTCAAACCCGCAGGTCAGCCGCGGGCGGCTTGACGGGCACGACTTGCAGCTGCGCGCCGGCCCGACTACGCTAAGAGCGTGAAAAGTTTGCAGTCTCTGCAACTGTCGGGCGACGACCGGCGCGACTTCGAACGGCTGGCTCGCGAAAGTCCGTCTCCCGACCTGGCGGCCAATTACCTTCTCCGCCTCGGCGAAGCGGGCGGCCCGGAGGCGCTCGAGAAGATTCCCCCCGGGGATCGGCCCGCGCTCGTCCGGCTCCTGGGATCGAGCGCCTATCTCGGGGAAGTCCTGCTTCGCGAGGGGGCGAGCTGGGCCGAGGTCTTTCTGGGCCGGATCCGAATTGCGCGAAAGACGGTCGCCGACCACCTGGCCGAGCTGGAAAGCCGTTCGGCCGGGGCAGGCTCGTTCGACGAGTTCTGTGCCGCCCTGCGGCGGCACAAGCAGCGGGAGTATCTCCGCATCGGCGCCCGGGACCTCCTCGCCTCGGTGACGCTGGAGGAGACGGTGCGGGAGCTGACCGCTCTGGCCGAAGCCGCGCTGGAGGCTTCCTACCGCTTCTGCCGGCGCGAGGTGGAGCGGGATTTCGGCCGGCTTCTCCTGCCCGGCGCCGACCGCGACAACGGCTTTGTCATCATCGGGATGGGAAAGCTCGGCGGCAGCGAGCTCAACTTCAGCTCCGACATCGACGTCGTCTTTCTCTACGAGAGCGACGAAGGAGAGAGCGCCGGCGGCGCGAGAGGCCGGGCCGATGCGCGCGGTTTTTTCACGGCTGTCGCCAAGAAGATCGTCCAGGCGATGGGCAACGTCACCGAAGACGGGTTCGTTTTTCGCGTCGACCTGAGGCTTCGGCCCCTCGGCGTTCACGGCCCTCTGGTGCAATCGGTCGATTCGGCGATGCTCTATTATGAGTCGTGGGGGCAATGCTGGGAGCGCTCAGCCTTGATCAAAGCGCGAGCAGTCGCGGGCGACCTCGCTCTGGGCAGGCGCTTCCTCAAGGAGGTGGAACCGTTCGTCTATCGTCGCTATCTCGACTACACCACGGTGGAGGAGCTGCGGCATCTCAAGCTTCGCATCGAGAACGAGCTGCTCGACCCGCGGGGCAAGGAGCGAAACATCAAGCTCGGCTACGGCGGGATTCGAGAGATCGAGTTCTTTGCTCAGGCCCTGCAGCTCGTCAACGGCGGCTACGAGCCCAGGATCCGGGAGGCTGGCACGCTCGCCGCGCTCGAGCGGCTGGCCGAGCACGGCTTCATCTCGATCGCCGAAAAGGAGAAACTGTCGGCCGCCTACCGTTTCCTGCGCCAGACGGAGCACAAGGTGCAGATGGTCCAGGAAGCCCACTCGCACTCGATCCCGGAGGGCGCCAAGGAAGAGGGGGCGCTGGCGCGGCGGCTGGGGTATGTGCGCAAGGGGGCGCGCAGCGAGCGGGCGCTCTTCTGGCGCGATCATCGGGCGCACACCGCGGCGGTGAGAAGCATTTTCGATCGGCTGTTTTACGGGGCGCAGAAAGAAATCACCGGCCGGGGGGCCTCGGAGCTCGGGTCGATCTGGAACGATCTCGACCGCCGCGAGGCGATCGTCGGCGCTCTTCGGAACGCCGGCTTTGCCGACCCCGAGAGGGCTTACGAGAACCTGCTCGCCGTGCGCGACGGCGAAGTCTACGCGCCCCCCAGCCCGCGCCGCCTCAAGGTGATGCGCACCCTGGGTCCCGCGCTCGTTGCCGAGATCGCGAACTCGAGCTCTCCCGATCGGTCGCTGCTCAACCTCGCCCGGTTCAGCCATCGCATCGGCGGCCGCACCGGATTTCTCACCTTGCTGGCGGAAAACCCGCCGACCATGCGGCTGCTGATCACGGTGTTCGCCGACAGCCAGTTCCTCACGGATCTTTTCCTGGCGCGCCCGGAGCTGATCGACGTGCTGATCCGCGTGGACCTGACCCGCCTGGAGAAAAGCAAAGACGAGATGACGGCGGAGCTGCGGGCTGCGGTCGCCGAAGCCGGCGACGTCGAAGCCAAGCTCAACGCGCTGAGACGCTACAGGACCGAGGAGTTCATCCGGATCGGCCTGCACGATCTCGGCGGGGCGATCGAGCTGGAGCCAGTCATGGCGCAGCTTTCCGATCTGGCTTCGGCCTGCCTGGAGGTCGCCCTGGAGATGACGCTTGCGGAGGTGGAGGAGCGGTTCGGCTCGATTCCCGGCGGGCGGTTTGCGATCGTCGGGATGGGAAAGCTCGGGGGCAAGGAGCTTGATTACAATTCGGACCTCGATCTGGTGTTCGTTTATGACGCGCCGGAGGACGCCCGGTCAGCCGGCGGCCGGCAGGAAAGCCTCAGCGCCCACGAATTCTACGTCCGGGTCGGGCAGAAACTCATCACCTACCTCACCGCAGCGACCGAAGAGGGCATCGCCTACCGGATCGACATGCAGCTTCGCCCCTCGGGGAAAGCGGGGCCCCTGGTCTGCTCCCTCGACGCGTTTCGCGAGTATCACAGGACCAGCTCCCTTTTGTGGGAAAGACAGGCGCTGATCAAGGCCCGCTTCGTCGCGGGGGATGCGGCGCTGGGCGCCGCGATCGAGGAGGTTCGGGAAAGTTTCGCCTTCGGCCGAGGGCTCGGTCCCGACGGAGCGGGAGAGATCCACCATCTGCGCATGCGCATGGAGCGGGAGCTGGCCCGGGAGAACGAGGCGCGCTTCAATCTCAAGAAGGGCCGCGGCGGCCTGGTGGACATCGAGTTCGTAACGCAAATGCTCCAGCTGGCGCACGGCTACCGCTGCCCCGAAGTGAGGGAAAGGGAAACCTTAAAGGCCCTGAAGGCGCTTTACCACCGCGGCATCTTGAAGAAACCGGACTACGCGTTGCTCTTCGACGGCTATCTGTTCTTGCGCCGCCTTGACCACCGCTTGCGCCTCGAACGGGACCAGTCGATCGACAGCTTCGAGCGCGAGCCCGAAAGGCTCCAGAGCATCGCGCGCGCCCTGGGCTACGCGGGCGGCAAGAAGGGTCGGCGACGTGGGGGCCTATCGGCTGGCGAGAAGCTGCTGAAAGACTACGAGGTCCGGCGGGAAAGGATCCGTGCCTGCTACGAGCGGTTTTTCGTGGTGAAGGACGAGACCTCTCGGAGCGAGGCGGCGGAAACCGCCGGTTAGAAAATGGGAACCGGAAGTTAGCGGGTAACCCTGGCCGGAGAACGGTTCTTTGGAGAGGGAGGTGGAATTTTAAAATATTTTTATTGACAGTAGCACAGATTTTGGATATGTTCGGCCCCATGAAAACACAATTATTTAAGGGCCTTGCCCTGGGATTGGTTGTTGTCTTCCTGGCCGCCTCGCCG is a genomic window of Candidatus Zixiibacteriota bacterium containing:
- a CDS encoding iron ABC transporter permease; this translates as MSVTGRALSAGATLTSAWGRTRVGAFLGQPVSWVFLAVSAVLGFLSLYPTFFLFYGSLTDSPLGVPGNFTLQNYVRAYGDPEAYPLLLNSFVFGLGAAGLSVAFALTLAWITIRTNAPFRKIFELTAIVPNILPPILVSISWVMLLNPSNGLINGALVALLGVEKGPFNVYSLPGLIFVEALILTPLAFLIVAAALKSMDPSLEESAKTLGSGELGVARRITFPLIRPAILAAATLNFVRAVESFDTPAIIALPARIEVFTTKIWREALGSFPTNHNLAAAYGVGILGIALVFVHLYRRFTSQVESFSTVTGKGFRPHQIDLGPWKYAASAVAFLLLVLLVVLPTLVLLLVALLPYYHVPTWQTWQNLTLDHFRYIWETPRVHKAFINSLFLALVGATVCMVLSALTSYLTVRTRIAARGVLEGLVFIPWAFPGTALALGLLWAYVDFPIPIYATLWIIMIAYVTRFLPYGLRAVTSTIIQIHRELEEASIVCGAGFLATFRRVLVPMMRPGVLAGWIILVTIFMREFSATLFLYSPGSEPLGPLLYFLYLDGMRGRVAAIGLVISAISVVLIAIAQRYSRWDSK
- a CDS encoding ABC transporter substrate-binding protein; protein product: MEKLFLTVACGDYDRTQALQSGAVAAEGIRLNYVALEAEEIFWRMGHHREFDVSEMSLSNHITAVSRGESAFVAIPVFPSRFFRHSCVFINTGSGIDTPADLKGKRVGAPEYSITAAVWIRGFLKDDYGVRAEDVHWLVGGQEEPGRKERVRLELPPAIRVDSIAPDQTLNSMLEKGEIDALISARSPSCFLQGSPRVRRLFPNYKEVEVDYYRRTRIFPIMHVLVIRREIYDAHPWVARSLLKAFTAAKDLAIRKLNFPTNTLSCTLPWLPWEREQLNEIFGPDWWPYGIAANRHVLEHLVRYMGEQGLLARPVTVEEIFAPSAVGEFKI
- a CDS encoding TIGR03668 family PPOX class F420-dependent oxidoreductase; the encoded protein is MAGRVGPRFSLPVRRFIRSARVAHLATAGADGQPLVVPICFVFDGTRFYSPVDEKPKRVSPDRLKRMRNIRENPRVSLVVDRYEEDWKRLAYVLVAGTAEILMRGPRHRKAVRLLRRKYSQYRRMAIEERPLIAIAPRRVAAWGSL
- the glnE gene encoding bifunctional [glutamate--ammonia ligase]-adenylyl-L-tyrosine phosphorylase/[glutamate--ammonia-ligase] adenylyltransferase; this translates as MKSLQSLQLSGDDRRDFERLARESPSPDLAANYLLRLGEAGGPEALEKIPPGDRPALVRLLGSSAYLGEVLLREGASWAEVFLGRIRIARKTVADHLAELESRSAGAGSFDEFCAALRRHKQREYLRIGARDLLASVTLEETVRELTALAEAALEASYRFCRREVERDFGRLLLPGADRDNGFVIIGMGKLGGSELNFSSDIDVVFLYESDEGESAGGARGRADARGFFTAVAKKIVQAMGNVTEDGFVFRVDLRLRPLGVHGPLVQSVDSAMLYYESWGQCWERSALIKARAVAGDLALGRRFLKEVEPFVYRRYLDYTTVEELRHLKLRIENELLDPRGKERNIKLGYGGIREIEFFAQALQLVNGGYEPRIREAGTLAALERLAEHGFISIAEKEKLSAAYRFLRQTEHKVQMVQEAHSHSIPEGAKEEGALARRLGYVRKGARSERALFWRDHRAHTAAVRSIFDRLFYGAQKEITGRGASELGSIWNDLDRREAIVGALRNAGFADPERAYENLLAVRDGEVYAPPSPRRLKVMRTLGPALVAEIANSSSPDRSLLNLARFSHRIGGRTGFLTLLAENPPTMRLLITVFADSQFLTDLFLARPELIDVLIRVDLTRLEKSKDEMTAELRAAVAEAGDVEAKLNALRRYRTEEFIRIGLHDLGGAIELEPVMAQLSDLASACLEVALEMTLAEVEERFGSIPGGRFAIVGMGKLGGKELDYNSDLDLVFVYDAPEDARSAGGRQESLSAHEFYVRVGQKLITYLTAATEEGIAYRIDMQLRPSGKAGPLVCSLDAFREYHRTSSLLWERQALIKARFVAGDAALGAAIEEVRESFAFGRGLGPDGAGEIHHLRMRMERELARENEARFNLKKGRGGLVDIEFVTQMLQLAHGYRCPEVRERETLKALKALYHRGILKKPDYALLFDGYLFLRRLDHRLRLERDQSIDSFEREPERLQSIARALGYAGGKKGRRRGGLSAGEKLLKDYEVRRERIRACYERFFVVKDETSRSEAAETAG